GGCGATGCCGGTCCCGATCAGCACGGGCTTGAGCTCCCCGAAGGCAGCCGTGTCGGCGATGTGCACACTGACGACGCGATCGATCACCTGATCGAGGAGCGCCAGAGGATCGGCGGCGAAGGCGGCGGCGTTCCCCGTGTCGAAGTTGATGCCCAGACCGGCGGGCGCAGTGCCGCGGGCGATCTCCAGGAAGATGCCGGGCGGCGTCGAGAAATCGGTGTACTCCCAGGCGCCCGGCTTGGCGTGATTCTCGTACACCGGCCGGACCGGGCTGGTGCGCACGGCGTCGACGAGGCGCGACAGGCCGTCGACCGCCCAGGCGATACCCTCGGCGCGTCCGGTCGATGGGTGCGCCTGCCCGGCGGTGACGCGGATCAGATCGGCGCCCAGCGCTTCGGCCACGCCCACGCTTTCAATGGCAAGCTCGAGCTCGCGGCGGCGCTGCGCGGCGTCGGGGTGCGTGAAGTCTGGATAGGTGGTGATCATCGCCACGCGGCTGCCGGCGTCCTCGATCTGCCGGCGCGCGCCGTGCGCCGCCTCAACGCTGCGCTGCGGCAGGAAGAGGATGCTCAGGTCGATGGCTTCCAGCCCGAGGCTGTGGCCAAGGCGCGCCCACTCAGCGAGCGTCATACGCCCGTCAAGGATCTCGGCGAAGAAGGAAACCGGCAGGCAACTCAGGCGCATCAGGCAGCCTCCAGCAGCGGTCGCATGTGCTCCACCGTCCGACGGGCGGCAGTGTCGGGATCCGGGCGCGCCAGGAGCTCGGCGGACAACGTACCGGTGTAGCCCAGGGTGCGAAGCGTTCGCACCAACAGGGGGAAGTCGATCATTCCCTCACCCGGCGGGAGACGGTTGTTGTCCCCCAGGTGGATGTGCCACAGCCTTTCGGCCAGCATCAGTCGCTGAAAGGGAAGCTCCCAGGAGGCCTCCTCGATGTTGACGTGGTATGTGTCGAGCAGCAGTCCAAGAGCGGCGTGTCCGACCTCCTCGACGAATTCCAGACCTTCTTCGGCAGTGTTGATCAGGTCGGCCTCGTAGCGGTTGAGTGGCTCGAGGGCCAGCCGCACGCCGGCGGCGGCCGCTGCCTCCGCCGCCTGATGGAGAACTTCCGCCAGCCGGAGCCGTCCGTCCCTGCCTGCCCAAGCCAGCCGGCCGCGAAAGCTGCCGATCGTGACCAGGGGGGCGCCGATGGCAGCGGCAAAGGCGATCAACTCGTTCAGGCGGGTGCGGGCGCGGGCGGCCACATCGGGATTGGCGTGCAACAAGTACAGCCCGGCCTGCATGGCGGCTGCACCGCTGCCGATGGCAGCAGCTTTCAGCCCGTGCGCCTCAAGCTCGGACCGCAGCTCAGGGACGTCGAGCTGCGCCGGATCAGCCGTCATCAACTCGAGGCCATCGACGCCGAGCCGGGCCGCCTTGTCGAGTTTCTCCGACCAGGTGCCGGAGAGCAGGGCAACGGGCAGCGGGCATGTCACGTCGGGCGTCTGGACGGCGAGCGCAAGGCGCATCCTTCAGGCCTCGATCTCCTGGCCGAGCTCCTGCTCGACATCGGCGATGGCCCGGTCGAGCAGATCGAGCAGCTGGTCGACCTCGGCGGGCGTGATAGTCAAGGGCGGCGCCATCAGCGTCATGTCGCCCAGGGTTCCGTCGAGCGAGCCGGTGCACGGGTAGGTCACCAGGCCGTGCTTCAGGGCTGCGCGCTCGATCCGGGCGCTCACGCCGCGCTCGGGCGGAAACGGCTCGCGCGTCGACCGGCGGCGGACGTACTCAAGCCCGAACATCAAGCCCAGACCGCGCACGTCGCCGATGATCGGGTGGCGCTCCATCAGACGGCGCAAGCCGGCCAGGACTTGTTCGCCGCGCAGGCGCGAGTTCTCAACCAGGTTGTGCTCGAGGCTATAGGCGATGACGGCTAGCGCGCCGGCGCAAGAGACGGCGTTGGCGTTCAACGTGTGCCCGGCCTTGAACGACGAGTGATGCTCCTGCAGCACTTGCCAGATCGAGTCGCGAGCGATGATCGCCGAGAGCGGGGTGTAGCCGGCGGTCATGCCCTTGGCCGTGGCGACAATGTCCGGGGTGGTCTCCCAGTGGTCGAGGCCCCACAGACGACCGGTGCGGCCCCAGCCGGTCATCACCTCGTCGGCGATGAAC
The window above is part of the Anaerolineales bacterium genome. Proteins encoded here:
- a CDS encoding sugar phosphate isomerase/epimerase; its protein translation is MRLSCLPVSFFAEILDGRMTLAEWARLGHSLGLEAIDLSILFLPQRSVEAAHGARRQIEDAGSRVAMITTYPDFTHPDAAQRRRELELAIESVGVAEALGADLIRVTAGQAHPSTGRAEGIAWAVDGLSRLVDAVRTSPVRPVYENHAKPGAWEYTDFSTPPGIFLEIARGTAPAGLGINFDTGNAAAFAADPLALLDQVIDRVVSVHIADTAAFGELKPVLIGTGIAPIAASFERLVAHGWDGWLCMEEASFQGSAGVEAAARFVRRAWEQACAVRAHG
- a CDS encoding sugar phosphate isomerase/epimerase, whose product is MRLALAVQTPDVTCPLPVALLSGTWSEKLDKAARLGVDGLELMTADPAQLDVPELRSELEAHGLKAAAIGSGAAAMQAGLYLLHANPDVAARARTRLNELIAFAAAIGAPLVTIGSFRGRLAWAGRDGRLRLAEVLHQAAEAAAAAGVRLALEPLNRYEADLINTAEEGLEFVEEVGHAALGLLLDTYHVNIEEASWELPFQRLMLAERLWHIHLGDNNRLPPGEGMIDFPLLVRTLRTLGYTGTLSAELLARPDPDTAARRTVEHMRPLLEAA